In Enterobacter sp. 638, a single window of DNA contains:
- a CDS encoding YjjW family glycine radical enzyme activase gives MNSRCALVSQVIPFSCVDGPGSRLALFLQGCNLRCKTCHNPWTIGRCNDCGDCVLHCPHDALNIQAGRVWWQESDCQKCDTCLHMCPQQATPMAQRLSVDDVIGHIRKVAPFIEGITVSGGEATTQLPFLVALFSAVKADSSLEHLTCLVDSNGLLSETGWQKLLPVFDGAMLDLKAWNNEHHRFLTGRENPQIKHSIRWLAHHQRLAELRLLMIPDRCDYLEHLGALTAFIRSLGSVPVRINAFHAHGVYGEAASWRSATADDVEPLAQALEKHRITVIRPALYL, from the coding sequence ATGAACAGCAGATGCGCTTTAGTTAGTCAGGTTATTCCTTTCTCCTGCGTGGATGGGCCGGGCAGCCGCCTGGCCCTGTTCCTGCAGGGCTGCAACCTGCGCTGCAAAACCTGCCACAACCCGTGGACGATCGGTCGCTGCAATGACTGCGGCGACTGCGTCCTCCATTGCCCGCACGATGCGCTTAACATTCAAGCCGGACGCGTCTGGTGGCAGGAAAGCGACTGTCAGAAATGCGATACCTGTTTGCACATGTGTCCACAGCAGGCCACGCCCATGGCGCAGCGCTTAAGCGTTGACGACGTGATTGGCCACATCCGCAAAGTCGCCCCCTTTATCGAAGGGATCACCGTCAGCGGCGGGGAAGCGACGACTCAACTGCCGTTTTTAGTGGCGCTGTTTAGCGCCGTTAAAGCCGACTCCTCGCTAGAGCATCTCACCTGTCTGGTCGACAGCAACGGCTTACTGAGTGAAACCGGCTGGCAAAAACTGCTTCCCGTTTTTGATGGCGCAATGCTGGATCTGAAAGCCTGGAACAATGAGCATCATCGCTTTCTGACCGGGCGCGAGAATCCGCAGATCAAACACAGCATCCGCTGGCTGGCACATCATCAACGGTTAGCTGAGCTGCGCCTGCTGATGATTCCTGATCGTTGTGATTATCTGGAACATCTGGGTGCTTTGACGGCCTTTATCCGATCGCTGGGTTCTGTCCCGGTGCGAATCAATGCGTTTCATGCGCATGGCGTGTATGGCGAAGCGGCATCGTGGCGCAGCGCCACGGCTGACGATGTGGAACCGCTGGCGCAGGCATTGGAAAAGCATCGGATCACGGTGATCCGCCCAGCGCTTTATTTATAG
- the deoA gene encoding thymidine phosphorylase, giving the protein MFLAQEIIRKKRDGHALSDEEIRFFINGIRDNTISEGQIAALAMTIFFHDMSIPERVSLTMAMRDSGSVLDWKSLNLNGPIVDKHSTGGVGDVTSLMLGPMVAACGGYIPMISGRGLGHTGGTLDKLEAIPGFDIFPNDTRFREIIKDVGVAIIGQTSSLAPADKRFYATRDITATVDSIPLITASILAKKLAEGLDALVMDVKVGSGAFMPTFELSAALAEAIVGVSNGAGVRTTALLTDMNQVLASSAGNAVEVREAVQFLTGEYRNPRLFDVTMALCVEMLISGKLAKDDAEARAKLQAVLDNGKAAEIFGRMVAAQKGPNDFVENYAKYLPTAMLSKAVYADTEGFVSAMDTRALGMAVVSMGGGRRQASDTIDYSVGFTDMARLGDSVDGQRPLAVIHAKDENSWQEAAKAVKAAIQLDDKAPETTPTVYRRITD; this is encoded by the coding sequence TTGTTTCTCGCACAAGAAATTATTCGTAAAAAACGTGATGGTCATGCATTAAGTGACGAAGAGATCCGTTTCTTTATCAACGGCATTCGTGACAACACCATCTCTGAAGGGCAAATTGCCGCCCTGGCGATGACCATCTTCTTCCACGATATGTCGATACCGGAACGCGTATCGCTGACCATGGCGATGCGGGATTCAGGTAGCGTTCTGGACTGGAAAAGCCTCAATCTTAACGGCCCGATCGTGGACAAACACTCCACGGGCGGCGTAGGCGATGTCACCTCTCTGATGCTCGGCCCAATGGTCGCAGCATGCGGCGGTTACATCCCGATGATCTCCGGGCGCGGCCTGGGTCACACGGGCGGTACGCTCGACAAACTGGAAGCCATTCCGGGCTTCGATATCTTCCCGAACGACACGCGTTTTCGCGAAATTATTAAAGATGTTGGTGTGGCGATTATCGGCCAGACCAGCTCTCTGGCTCCGGCGGACAAGCGTTTCTACGCAACACGCGATATTACCGCGACGGTTGATTCCATCCCGCTGATCACCGCTTCAATCCTGGCGAAAAAACTGGCCGAAGGGCTGGATGCGCTGGTGATGGACGTGAAAGTGGGCAGCGGTGCATTTATGCCGACGTTTGAACTTTCTGCGGCACTGGCTGAAGCGATCGTTGGCGTCTCCAACGGCGCGGGCGTGCGTACCACGGCACTGCTGACTGACATGAATCAGGTGCTGGCGTCCAGCGCCGGTAACGCGGTTGAAGTCCGTGAAGCGGTGCAGTTCCTGACGGGCGAATACCGTAATCCGCGTCTGTTCGACGTCACCATGGCGCTGTGCGTTGAGATGCTCATCTCCGGCAAGCTGGCCAAAGACGACGCCGAAGCGCGTGCGAAATTGCAGGCCGTGCTGGATAACGGTAAAGCGGCAGAGATCTTTGGCCGCATGGTCGCTGCGCAAAAAGGCCCGAACGATTTCGTTGAGAACTATGCGAAATACCTGCCGACCGCCATGCTCAGCAAAGCGGTGTATGCCGATACAGAAGGTTTTGTCTCCGCAATGGACACCCGTGCGCTCGGCATGGCAGTGGTATCGATGGGCGGCGGTCGTCGCCAGGCGTCGGACACCATTGATTACAGCGTTGGCTTTACCGATATGGCACGTCTGGGCGACAGCGTTGACGGACAGCGTCCGTTAGCCGTTATCCATGCGAAGGACGAAAACAGCTGGCAGGAAGCGGCGAAAGCGGTGAAAGCGGCCATTCAGCTTGACGACAAAGCACCAGAAACCACACCAACGGTCTATCGTCGTATCACCGATTAG
- the deoC gene encoding deoxyribose-phosphate aldolase, which translates to MTDLTASSLRALKLMDLTTLNDDDTNEKVIALCHQAKTPVGNTAAVCIYPRFIPIARKTLNAQGTPDVRIATVTNFPHGNDDIEIALAETRAAIAYGADEVDVVFPYRALIAGNEQVGFDLVKACKDACAAANVLLKVIIETGELKEEALIRKASEISIKAGADFIKTSTGKVPVNATPESARIMMEVIRDMGVSKTVGFKPAGGVRTAEDAQQFLAIADDLFGADWADSRHYRFGASSLLASLLKTLGHGDGKSASAY; encoded by the coding sequence ATGACTGATTTAACCGCAAGCAGCCTGCGCGCGTTGAAACTGATGGACCTGACTACCCTGAATGATGACGACACAAATGAAAAAGTGATCGCGCTGTGTCATCAGGCGAAAACGCCAGTGGGCAACACCGCCGCTGTCTGCATTTATCCGCGTTTTATCCCCATTGCACGTAAAACGCTGAACGCGCAGGGCACGCCTGATGTGCGCATCGCGACCGTGACCAACTTCCCACATGGCAATGACGATATCGAGATCGCACTGGCAGAAACTCGCGCAGCGATTGCTTACGGCGCGGATGAAGTTGACGTGGTATTCCCTTACCGTGCGCTGATCGCTGGTAACGAGCAGGTCGGCTTTGATCTGGTGAAAGCCTGTAAAGACGCCTGTGCGGCGGCAAACGTTCTGCTGAAAGTGATCATCGAAACCGGTGAACTGAAAGAAGAAGCGTTGATTCGTAAAGCGTCTGAAATTTCTATCAAAGCCGGTGCGGATTTCATCAAAACGTCCACCGGTAAAGTACCGGTCAACGCTACGCCAGAAAGCGCACGCATCATGATGGAAGTGATTCGCGATATGGGCGTTTCTAAAACCGTTGGTTTTAAACCTGCGGGCGGCGTGCGTACAGCCGAAGACGCGCAGCAGTTCCTGGCGATTGCTGACGATCTGTTCGGCGCAGACTGGGCCGATTCCCGTCACTACCGTTTCGGTGCTTCCAGCCTGCTCGCTAGCCTGCTGAAAACGCTGGGTCACGGCGACGGTAAGAGCGCAAGCGCCTACTAA
- a CDS encoding YjjI family glycine radical enzyme encodes MSTSGLDAMQQRCQQIVTSPVLTPEQKRHFLALEAENNLPYPGLPHAARAALDDGFICDMFEGHAPFKPRYVLPDYAKFLANGSEWLELEGAKDLDDALSLLTILYHHVPSVTSMPVFLGHLDALLQPYVRILTQEEIESRIKRFWRYLDRTLPDAFMHANIGPGDSPVTRAILRADAELKQVTPNLTFIYDPKITPDDLLLEVAKNICVCSKPHISNGPMNDRIFTKGGFGVVSCYNSLPLAGGGSTLVRLNLKAIAEHSESVADFFDRTLPHYCQQQIAIIDARCDFLYEQSGFFENSFLVKEGLIDADRFVPMFGMYGLAEAVNTLCEKSGHPGRYGKDEQANALGYRISEQLAHFVENTPVKHGWKQRAMLHAQSGISSDSGTTPGARLPYGDEPDPISHLLAVAPHHKHYPSGISDILTLDETIKRNPQAVVQLCLGAFNAGMREFTANVAGNDLVRVTGYMVRLSDLEKYRAEGSRINTTWLGEEAARNTRILERQPRVISHEQQMRFS; translated from the coding sequence ATGTCCACCTCCGGTCTCGATGCTATGCAACAACGTTGCCAGCAAATTGTGACAAGCCCGGTACTGACGCCTGAGCAAAAACGCCATTTTCTGGCGCTGGAAGCGGAAAACAATCTGCCCTATCCCGGTCTGCCACACGCGGCGCGTGCAGCACTGGATGACGGGTTTATCTGCGATATGTTTGAAGGCCATGCGCCTTTCAAACCGCGCTACGTTCTGCCTGATTACGCCAAATTTCTGGCGAACGGGTCAGAATGGCTAGAGCTCGAAGGCGCAAAAGATCTTGATGATGCGCTTTCGCTCCTGACCATTCTTTATCACCATGTTCCTTCCGTCACATCGATGCCGGTGTTTCTGGGCCACCTCGATGCACTGTTGCAACCTTATGTTAGAATTCTAACACAAGAAGAAATCGAAAGCAGAATAAAACGCTTCTGGCGTTACCTGGACAGAACGCTGCCAGACGCCTTTATGCATGCCAATATCGGTCCAGGAGATTCCCCTGTCACACGCGCCATTTTACGTGCAGATGCAGAACTGAAGCAGGTTACACCGAATCTCACCTTTATTTACGACCCAAAAATCACGCCGGACGATCTGCTCCTGGAAGTGGCTAAAAATATTTGTGTGTGCAGTAAACCGCATATTTCTAACGGCCCGATGAATGATAGAATTTTCACAAAAGGCGGTTTTGGCGTCGTCAGTTGCTACAACTCGCTACCGTTGGCCGGCGGTGGCAGCACCCTGGTACGTCTGAATCTGAAAGCCATCGCCGAGCACAGCGAGTCCGTGGCGGATTTCTTTGACCGCACCTTGCCGCATTACTGTCAGCAGCAGATCGCCATCATCGATGCCCGCTGTGATTTTCTGTATGAACAATCCGGCTTCTTTGAGAATAGCTTTTTGGTGAAAGAGGGGCTGATCGATGCGGATCGTTTTGTGCCGATGTTTGGCATGTACGGTCTGGCAGAGGCGGTAAATACGCTGTGTGAGAAATCGGGTCACCCAGGACGTTACGGGAAAGATGAGCAAGCCAATGCGCTGGGCTATCGTATCAGCGAACAGCTCGCCCACTTTGTCGAGAATACGCCGGTAAAACACGGCTGGAAGCAGCGCGCCATGCTGCACGCCCAGTCTGGCATCAGCTCTGATTCCGGCACCACGCCGGGCGCACGATTGCCGTACGGCGATGAGCCCGATCCGATCAGCCATTTGCTCGCCGTCGCGCCGCATCACAAACACTACCCGTCCGGGATCAGCGATATTTTGACACTGGACGAAACCATCAAACGTAATCCGCAGGCCGTTGTTCAGCTGTGTCTCGGCGCGTTTAACGCCGGGATGCGCGAGTTTACCGCTAACGTTGCCGGAAACGATCTGGTGCGCGTCACGGGCTATATGGTGCGTCTGTCTGATCTGGAAAAATATCGCGCCGAAGGGTCACGCATCAATACCACCTGGCTTGGCGAGGAGGCCGCACGCAATACCCGTATCCTGGAACGTCAGCCACGCGTGATAAGCCATGAACAGCAGATGCGCTTTAGTTAG